Part of the Synergistaceae bacterium genome, ATTATCTGCATGAGCCAAGCGAAACCCTCGTGAAATTTTTGCAGGCTGTATTTATACAAGAATTCGCGCCCTCCCATGACTATCCCGCAAACGTAGACGGCTAAATATCCATTTCCGTAAACTGTCTCAGTGAGCCCAAATGTAATTAATACAATTGCAATTCCCCATACTGGATATAGAGCTTCATTCGTAACTTTCAGGCGTTGAATCATGTAACAAGCAAGCCTGCCCATAATAACTCCCATTAAGCCGCCCGCTAACATTTGAACGACAAATTTTATAGCGAGTTCTCCGACTGGGACATCAGGAGTCGAAATCCATATCATGGCCGTCAAAGTTAAGAATACTGCCATAGGGTCGTTACTGCCTGACTCGAATTCAAGTAATGGCTTTAATTTGCCTTTGACTCCCACTTTTTGAGTACGCAGAATCGAGAACACCGCCGCCGCGTCAGTTGATGATATTATTGATCCCAGCAAGAAAGCATCTTTATACGAGAACATAGGCAGCATAGCAATGGGAATAGCAGCAACTACAGCAGTTAATAACACGCCCAGAGTCGACAGCACTACACCTTGAGTAACTACGGGCTTAATATCTGACCAGTTAGTCATGAATCCGCCCGAAAAAAGTATGAATGCAAGTGCAAATGTTCCTATATTATTAGCCGCGTCTGCATCTGCAAAATTTAATCCGCCGAGTCCGTCATTTCCTGCTAACATTCCTATTGCAAGAAATAATATCAAAGAAGGAATCTTATATTTTTCTGATATAGTACCAGCTACCAGACTCATAAAAAATAATAATCCGCCCACTAAAAAAGGATCTATCGCTTGAAACATGTTTTGTATTAATCCCTCACATAATAAATATATAAATTATTTAACTTGTAATTATCGCACAAAACACGAAAAAATGACTCCCCGTTCTTAAATTATAAATTTTTAAGCCGGGAAGCCAAATTTATATTAATGAAAGGAGTAATTTTATTATTTGCGCAATTTCTTGAGAGTTAATACAAGCCCTAATAAAATTATTGAGCCTGTGAACGAATTGCAGCCGCTTGAGCCTCCTGTAAAACCTAAATTATTATTACTGCTCGTGTGAGTGATATACCATGAAGATTTTATTATGCCGTCATTAAGTCCGTCGCTCATTAGGGGGGATTTCTCAACGCCGATATTTAATAATTCGCCCTCGTTATTCGTAATTTCACGGTCAACAGCTACAGCCCCATAACTCATTAATACGGAGTCGCCCGATATAAATAGCCCGAACTGCATAGAATCCGTAATATCTTTATCAGAAATATTTAAATCAGGATAAGCGGCCATCACTCGAATCCCCGAATCAGTCAAAGCTGTATAATCGCTCGTGTAAAATGTCGGTGAGTTCGCAACAAGTTCATTTACTCGAGTCTTAAGCGTGTTAAAATCTTCTGTGCCTAAATTTGACTCGTTGAACTCAAAAATTTTGCTGAATCCTATAATCGGAGTATAATCGGCAGGGACTGAATTAGAATCTACTTCGACACTGAAAGAAAATCCGCTGTCTCCTGTCAATTGATTATTATAGCCTGAAATTTTTTCGGTAATTGCAGATTTTGCCATATTCCCGTAAATCCACGTTAATTTTTTCTCATTTGCTGAATTATCGGCCTCCGCAAAAAATCCCGGTCTCATGACTTCAAAAGAAATTCCCGCCTGATTGTCAGAATCTTTTATGACTTTCGCGTCCTCGTCTAAAACCTCAAAATAATATGCCGCTTTCAAGTGTGAGTCGTGCCTTCCGTCGCTTAAAAGAGTCTCGCCCTCCGGTGAAAATGGGTAAGTATTGCCCTCATCGTCTGAAGTAATTGCCCTGTCAGCAAGCATGACTCCATAATAAAGCATGATATTATTATCGTCCGAGATCTTTGCGCCCGCTCCTACATAGTCAGTAACATCGCGCAGAGTTCCGTCATCAAGAACTGACCAAATTTTTAAGCCCATTTCTCGAAACATTGAGCCGAATACGCCTTTAAAGCCGCTCGGATAAGTCTCAAGTGAATTTATAGCCGGGTAAATTAAAGCCTCATACATAGAGCCGCAATTTTCAGGAGTCAAATAAAAAATTTTGCCGAATCCCACGACTCCTATTTTATCAGCAGGGACATTATTTAACGTAATATCAAAGCTGAATCCTGAGTCTTTAACTTGATTCTCCCCGCCTGAATAAATAACTGAAAAATTTTTGTCCGGGCTGGTATAATCTGAAGCATTAACGAAATTAGACACCTTCAAGAAATTGTCGACGGAATCACAAGCTCCTGAAGGTGTCAACAAAAAATTTACTGCACCTGCGTTATTATCAAGTGAAATTATTTTGTCTGTTGCATCAGTCGTGAAAATCTCAAAATTTGCGCTTATGTCGATATAATTATCAGTCGTAAATATAACCGTATAATTTCCGGCCGGCACTTGTCCCGTGAGAGTCAATACATTATTTGAATATGTATAATCAGTAATATATTTTCTGTCGCGCCTAGTCCCCGTATAAATTGACGAGATATTATAATTTACTCCGCTGGGAAGATTAGCGAATTCAAATTTTATCGGTGAGCCCATTTCTATAGCATTGAAGCCGCTTTCATAGACTGCTTTGACAGTTGCGCTAGTCTGATTTTTAACGAAAAGATTCAAGTTATCAAGTATTATATCTTCGCCGCCGCTGATTAAATAAGTAATTTTCTTGATCGTCTTACCTGCTAAATCAGAAGTATATTTGCCGTCCCTTGTTACTCCGTGAGGTTCGGTGAAGTCTTTAATGCTCAAAGCTATATCATCAGGAGTCCGCCATAAATTTGTGTCGTGCCTCATTCCGTAAATTTTGCCGTCTGTAGTCTCGACGAGCGCACCCAGCCAGTAACGAGTGTCTCCGCTGCCTATTGTTATATCAAGTCCGGAAATATTTAATACATAATTGCCCCATGTTGCTGAAGCCCCGCTTGAGAGATTTACTTTTGCGGCCGTGTCAGTTTTCTTTTTACTTATCATTGCACCAAATGAGCCGTCGGGATTCACGTTTTTATATTCGTCAAACTCTGAGTCAACAAATTTAAATCTCGCGTTATCCTTCATGAGCTCATAAACTGAGTCTGACATTCTCACGTGAACAGCTTTGACCCCGTAAATTAGAGTCTCGTTTTTTGTCGAGTACTTATCAGATGAGTGTAAATCAAATGATAATTGCGGAAATAATTTTCTTGAACCTGCCGCCGCTATTGTCGGAGTAGATACAGCGTCGAGTCCTTCTGATAATAAATTTGCTGCACTATCGCCGATTTCTCCCGCGTAAAATTCCGCCCACGTCATATCAGTTACAGCGTAGTAATCAGCAAATGCCGGCCAAGCATACAAGAGAATAATACACAAGATAAAGCTAAAAAATTTTCTGTGAATGCTCATAAATAAATGCCTCCTTAAAAAATAAATTTTGTGTAAAAAGTTTTATTGCTAAAACCTGCTAAATTATATCATTTATTTTGCGTGAAAGATTTTATTTCGCGTGTTTATTGATTTATCCTGAAAAATTTTTAGAGTGAGTGTTAATTGCATAAAACTATTTTGCGGGCGTTATCGTGTTGAATTATAAAATTTTTTTCCTGAACCTAATTACGCAGCATTGAGATAATTATATAGCCTAGTGATAAATTTTATTATATATCAGTGCAAAATTTTCATATAGTTATAATAAATCGCAGCATTTAGAAAAATATGTAGCCTCGTGATAAATTTTATATAGTATCATGCACAAAAATTTCATGAGTTATAATAAATCGCAGCATTGAGATAATTATATAGCCTAGTGATAAATTTTATTATATATCAGTGCAAAATTTTCATGAGTTATAATAAATCGCAGCATTGAGGAAAATATATAGTTTCGTGATAAAAATTTTCTTGACACTCTATAATTATATATAAGACAGCGCAAAAATTTCCGGCCTCATTGTATAATAACTCGCTATATTTACTCGCATAATAAAATTTTTTGTTGAGTGATTAATTTATTTTATGTCATGTATAATTTAAGCAAAATTTATATATAAGTGAGGCTTAAAATTATGAATGTTTACGTTGACGATTTGACGGCGGCGAGGGTTAAAGAATTGCTTGATGAGTTCGGGCTTGATATGCAGACAACTGTTAATATTTTCTTAAGGCAAATTATCAGAGATAAAGAAATTCCGTTCAGTATAGGATTTTCTGTTGACGAGAAAGAACGCCTAAATAAAATCGAACATGACGCAGAGTATGACGCATATTTCAGCGGTGAAAATCTTGAGCATATTTTACACAATATACAGCAGGTAAAAGAAGGAAAAGTTATCATTCATGATTTAATCGAGGTATAAAAAATGTATATCAAATGGGCTGAAGACGCGTGGGCAGATTATAATAACTGGCAAATAAAAGATAAAATTATACTCAAGAAAATTAATGATTTAGTCAAAGATATATTGCGTAACGGCTATTATGGAATCGGGAAACCTGAACCGCTGAAAGAAAATTTATCAGGTTTATGGAGCAGGCATATTACAGATAAGCACAGACTAATTTATAGAATTATTGATGATGAAGTAATAATTTATTCTTGTTCGGGGCATTATGAGAAATAAAGGCATTGACAGATTAAATTTTCACGTTTATTATTTCTCGCAAAAGTTAAAAATTAATTTCATTACAGGGAGGAAAATTTTATATTATGTTTACAGCAAATTATTTAATTCATAAAAATTTTAATTATTCTTCCTGTGAGTCATTGCTCAAGATAAAGCGTGATTTTATTTTTGCTTGAGTGGATGACGGACGCATTATTAATTTATTCGCATATAATAGCCGCTCATTCACCGGAGCGGTTTTTTTGTGCAGATTACTATAAGGAGAGATTTATTTATGTCAGCTAAGACAATTTTTAAGGGAGTAGCTACGGCCTTAATTACTCCCACGAATGATAACGGAGTCGATTATGACTCTTTTGCGCGCGTCCTTGATTGGCAGGTCGAACAGGGAATTAATGCACTTGTTATCGCGGGAACAACTGGCGAGGGCTCGACTTTGAACGATTCAGAACACAAACAAGTTGTAAAATTTGCCGTTGAAAGAGTCGCCGGGAAGTGTCCGATTATTGCTGCAACCGGGTCAAATGATACGAGTTATGCCGTTCAGCTTTCAAAATATTGCTGTGATGTCGGAGCAGACGGTTTATTGCTTGTTACGCCGTATTATAATAAATCGACTCAAAACGGACTCGTCAAAATGTACACGACTATAGCCGACGCTGTTAATAAGCCCGTTATTTTATACAATGTCCCGTCAAGAACAGGAGTAAATATTGAGCCTGAGACCTACGCAAAACTCGCAGATCACCCGAATATAGCCGGCATAAAAGAAGCTAACGGGAATATAAGCAAAATAGTTCAGACTTTCGAGCTTGTCGGGAATAAATTAGATATTTACTCCGGAAATGATGATCAGATCGTGCCGATTCTTTCAATGGGAGGGAAGGGCGTTATTTCTGTGTTGTCAAATCCTGCACCTAAACAGACTATGGAAATTTGTAATAAATTCTGGGCCGGCGATGTCGAGACAGCAGCAAAATTACAATGTGAGTTCTTACCGTTGATTAATGCGTTATTCTGTGAAGTGAATCCGATTCCAGTTAAAGCAGCAATGGCCGCTATGGGATTTTGCGAGAATCACGTGAGACTGCCTTTAGTTCAAATGGAAGAATCACACTGGCTGAAATTAAAATCTTTAATGCATGAGAAGGGCTTAATCTAGCATGAATCTAATTATTAACGGTGCAGGCGGGCGAATGGGTCAGATTATTTCTGACATGGCCATAAAATCAGGTGAAAATATTGTCGCCTCTGTTGATGTAATGTTTCAGACGGGCGGAGGAAGATATAATAAACTTGATGATTTCACGGGCTCGGCAGATTGCGTTATAGATTTCTCGAATCACAAGGCAGCAGACTCGCTCGTAAAATATTGCGTAAATAAAAATTTTCCTGTATTAATCGCTTCAACTGGTCATGACGAGTCAGAAATTAATTTGATTCACGATGCAGCGCAAAAAATTCCCGTCTTTATGTCGCCTAATATGTCAATCGGGGTTGCTTTA contains:
- a CDS encoding potassium/proton antiporter translates to MFQAIDPFLVGGLLFFMSLVAGTISEKYKIPSLILFLAIGMLAGNDGLGGLNFADADAANNIGTFALAFILFSGGFMTNWSDIKPVVTQGVVLSTLGVLLTAVVAAIPIAMLPMFSYKDAFLLGSIISSTDAAAVFSILRTQKVGVKGKLKPLLEFESGSNDPMAVFLTLTAMIWISTPDVPVGELAIKFVVQMLAGGLMGVIMGRLACYMIQRLKVTNEALYPVWGIAIVLITFGLTETVYGNGYLAVYVCGIVMGGREFLYKYSLQKFHEGFAWLMQIIMFLVLGLLVNPSELMDFSIITVGLLISCALMFVARPVAVFVGSMFSKFNIREKLFISWTGLRGAVPIILATYPLTNGHPHAMYMFNVIFFVVLTSVLIQGKTLALAAKLLGLDAPVRETKSYPLAFDRTPGTGTEETQEVDLFEDYEIVGKCVKDLRFPEGVTILLINRAAKFLIPKGNTELLAGDTLLLFGEHEKLPDVIENLTKRIDPGKIEAK
- a CDS encoding type II toxin-antitoxin system RelB/DinJ family antitoxin; the protein is MNVYVDDLTAARVKELLDEFGLDMQTTVNIFLRQIIRDKEIPFSIGFSVDEKERLNKIEHDAEYDAYFSGENLEHILHNIQQVKEGKVIIHDLIEV
- a CDS encoding Txe/YoeB family addiction module toxin; the protein is MYIKWAEDAWADYNNWQIKDKIILKKINDLVKDILRNGYYGIGKPEPLKENLSGLWSRHITDKHRLIYRIIDDEVIIYSCSGHYEK
- a CDS encoding 4-hydroxy-tetrahydrodipicolinate synthase, which encodes MSAKTIFKGVATALITPTNDNGVDYDSFARVLDWQVEQGINALVIAGTTGEGSTLNDSEHKQVVKFAVERVAGKCPIIAATGSNDTSYAVQLSKYCCDVGADGLLLVTPYYNKSTQNGLVKMYTTIADAVNKPVILYNVPSRTGVNIEPETYAKLADHPNIAGIKEANGNISKIVQTFELVGNKLDIYSGNDDQIVPILSMGGKGVISVLSNPAPKQTMEICNKFWAGDVETAAKLQCEFLPLINALFCEVNPIPVKAAMAAMGFCENHVRLPLVQMEESHWLKLKSLMHEKGLI